One region of Niallia sp. Man26 genomic DNA includes:
- a CDS encoding RNA-binding protein: MSIYQHFRPEEKEFIDQVLNWRQYVEDAYAPKLTDFLDPREQKIVNTIIGQNADVLVSFSGGTRAAERKRAFLYPSYYEVEQADFQLSLQNIEYAKKFVTIEHPQVLGSIMSLGLSRSKFGDILIKDGDVQLIVGKEVEDYIRLQLDSIGKAKVSLHPIPWERAIAIEEEWVETSTTLTSLRLDATIAAIYNISRQKAQGYIAASHVKVNWGTVENISFTCEEGDVISVRGHGRSIIKSLEGKTKKDKWRIVIGKLK, translated from the coding sequence ATGTCGATATACCAGCATTTTCGGCCAGAGGAAAAGGAATTCATTGATCAAGTGCTTAATTGGCGTCAATATGTGGAGGATGCTTATGCGCCGAAACTGACAGATTTTTTAGATCCTCGCGAACAGAAGATTGTTAATACAATTATTGGACAAAATGCAGATGTTTTAGTATCGTTTTCTGGCGGGACGAGAGCTGCTGAAAGAAAACGGGCATTTCTGTATCCTTCCTACTATGAAGTAGAGCAAGCGGACTTTCAGCTGTCCTTACAAAATATCGAGTATGCGAAAAAGTTTGTTACGATTGAGCATCCGCAAGTGCTTGGTAGTATTATGTCATTAGGATTATCGCGCAGTAAGTTTGGGGATATTCTCATTAAGGACGGCGATGTTCAGCTGATTGTAGGTAAAGAAGTAGAAGACTACATCCGCTTGCAGCTTGACTCTATCGGAAAAGCAAAGGTATCGTTACATCCAATTCCTTGGGAGAGGGCAATTGCTATAGAGGAAGAATGGGTTGAAACAAGCACAACACTTACCTCATTAAGGCTTGATGCAACGATTGCTGCAATTTACAACATTTCGAGACAAAAGGCCCAAGGCTACATTGCAGCAAGTCATGTGAAAGTAAACTGGGGTACTGTGGAAAACATCTCTTTTACTTGTGAAGAAGGAGATGTTATTTCCGTCAGAGGACATGGCAGGTCAATCATTAAATCACTCGAAGGTAAAACAAAAAAAGATAAATGGCGGATTGTTATCGGCAAATTAAAATAA
- a CDS encoding DivIVA domain-containing protein codes for MPLTPLDIHNKEFSKGFRGYDEDEVNEFLDQIIKDYENIIREKKELDARLSELDDRIGHYNNIEETLNKSIVVAQEAAEEVKRNAQKEAKLIIKEAEKNADRIINESLSKARKIALEIEELKKQSKVFRTRFKMLIEAQLDMLNNDDWDHLLEYELDASELNSTK; via the coding sequence ATGCCATTAACACCGTTGGATATTCACAATAAGGAATTCAGCAAAGGATTTCGCGGTTATGATGAAGATGAAGTAAATGAGTTTTTAGACCAAATAATCAAGGACTATGAAAATATAATTCGTGAGAAAAAAGAACTAGATGCAAGACTTAGTGAATTAGATGATCGCATCGGGCACTACAATAATATAGAAGAAACATTAAATAAATCAATCGTTGTTGCTCAAGAGGCAGCTGAGGAAGTAAAGCGAAACGCTCAAAAAGAAGCAAAGCTGATCATTAAAGAAGCAGAAAAAAATGCTGACCGCATTATCAATGAATCACTTTCTAAAGCAAGAAAAATCGCATTGGAAATTGAAGAGTTAAAAAAGCAGTCAAAAGTGTTCCGCACACGCTTCAAAATGCTGATCGAAGCGCAGCTTGATATGCTGAACAACGATGATTGGGATCATTTGCTTGAATATGAGCTTGATGCATCAGAGCTTAACTCAACGAAATAA